Proteins found in one Microbacterium sp. LWS13-1.2 genomic segment:
- the rplJ gene encoding 50S ribosomal protein L10, translated as MAQKDASVAELTKNFEDSNAVLLTEYRGLTVAQLKQLRNSIRQDAEYAVVKNTLTKIAANNAGITALDEDLKGPSAIAFVHGDFVATAKALRDFAKANPLLVIKGGVFEGNSLSADEVNKYASLESREVLLAKAAGMMKATMGKAAATIDALREKLETAEAA; from the coding sequence ATGGCGCAGAAGGACGCATCGGTTGCCGAGCTCACGAAGAACTTCGAGGACTCGAACGCCGTTCTGCTGACCGAGTACCGCGGTCTGACGGTTGCCCAGCTCAAGCAGCTGCGCAACAGCATCCGTCAGGACGCGGAATACGCCGTGGTGAAGAACACGCTGACCAAGATCGCCGCGAACAACGCGGGGATCACGGCGCTGGACGAGGACCTCAAGGGTCCGTCGGCCATCGCGTTCGTGCACGGCGACTTCGTCGCCACCGCGAAGGCTCTGCGTGACTTCGCCAAGGCCAACCCGCTTCTCGTGATCAAGGGCGGCGTTTTCGAGGGCAACTCCCTCAGCGCCGACGAGGTCAACAAGTACGCCTCGCTCGAGAGCCGTGAGGTTCTGCTTGCGAAGGCCGCGGGCATGATGAAGGCGACGATGGGCAAGGCTGCCGCGACCATCGACGCGCTTCGCGAAAAGCTGGAGACCGCCGAGGCCGCGTGA
- a CDS encoding LacI family DNA-binding transcriptional regulator has protein sequence MAGIADVARAAGVSKSTASRALTGAGYVSAATRARVRDAAAALGYVPTTSAVSLVTGRTQTVGVVMPSLDRWFFAQVLEGIQDALLERRYDLALYGAPPESAARREMFEHFLARKRFDGLIAVGIEPSARELERLIAFGKPVVAVGGYDIGTNAVSIDDEAAARIATEHLIGLGHSEIVFLGGDPDGRRTSFADGRRLHGYRRAMRDAGLEASSRHVQSEVALPGGYSAAVELLGDRRTRPTAIVGVCDEVAVGAIIAARRLGIRVPERLSVVGIDDHAYAEMFSLTTLQQRPHQQGRAAVQLLMWQLDDPEAPMNRLYESSPLVVRNSTAAFDDDASAIIGVGPRRT, from the coding sequence ATGGCGGGCATCGCCGACGTGGCTCGCGCGGCAGGCGTCTCGAAGTCGACCGCTTCCCGTGCCCTGACGGGCGCCGGCTACGTCTCGGCCGCGACGCGGGCGCGGGTGAGGGATGCGGCAGCGGCGCTCGGCTACGTCCCCACCACGAGTGCGGTGAGCCTCGTGACCGGTCGCACCCAGACCGTCGGCGTCGTCATGCCGTCCCTCGACCGGTGGTTCTTCGCCCAGGTGCTCGAGGGGATCCAGGACGCGCTGCTGGAGCGCCGCTACGACCTGGCGCTGTACGGCGCGCCCCCCGAGTCGGCCGCGCGTCGCGAGATGTTCGAGCATTTCCTCGCCCGAAAGCGGTTCGACGGGCTCATCGCGGTGGGCATCGAGCCGAGCGCTCGCGAGCTCGAGCGGCTGATCGCCTTCGGCAAGCCGGTGGTCGCGGTCGGCGGTTACGACATCGGCACGAACGCTGTGTCGATCGACGACGAGGCGGCCGCGCGCATCGCCACCGAGCACCTCATCGGCCTGGGCCACAGCGAGATCGTCTTCCTCGGCGGCGACCCCGACGGGCGCCGGACGAGCTTCGCCGACGGCCGCCGGCTCCACGGCTACCGCCGCGCCATGCGCGATGCGGGCCTCGAGGCGTCCTCCCGTCACGTCCAGTCCGAGGTCGCGCTCCCGGGCGGGTACAGCGCCGCGGTAGAGCTGCTGGGCGACCGGCGCACCCGCCCGACGGCGATCGTCGGCGTGTGCGACGAAGTGGCGGTCGGCGCGATCATCGCGGCACGCCGGCTGGGCATCCGGGTTCCCGAGCGGCTGAGCGTCGTCGGCATCGACGATCACGCGTACGCCGAGATGTTCTCGCTCACGACGCTGCAGCAGCGCCCTCACCAGCAGGGGCGGGCGGCGGTGCAGCTGCTCATGTGGCAGCTCGACGACCCCGAGGCGCCGATGAACCGGCTCTACGAGTCGTCTCCTCTGGTCGTCCGCAACTCGACGGCGGCTTTCGACGACGACGCGTCCGCCATCATCGGGGTCGGGCCGCGCCGCACCTAG
- a CDS encoding sugar ABC transporter permease has protein sequence MSQTTSTTDDQAQAAPPPERGGNKPPSRATTRIVVTIGFILIAALVVFLFLSPPAPDARPTSLGFSFNSFFQWIGNLGPIVQIPIVLLIFAVVVGILLVLIEYAPRKGTGYFWLRLVSCFAIPLLAFMMLRPYQNAVIYVIPIALIAGGLLFYADYRAREGAGYLYQLTLFLAPAAILILIGLIYPSIATIIQSFFDKTGENFVGMENYVWAFTNPQGFWSIINTLIWAIFAPIFATIVGLAYAAFMERARGDRFLKILVFIPFAIAPVSISLIWRFVYDYRQGEQIGILNALVVAFGGEPVRWLDVWPLVNTFCLLFAFVWAQTGFAMVVLSAAIKAVPAEQMEAAQLDGTNAWQRFTNVTVPGIRTAIVIVLTTITISALKLYDIVAVMTGGRSNSTVLGFEMVNQQQRFQSYGHAAALAVLIFVFVTPLIIYNVRQLRRQREVR, from the coding sequence ATGTCTCAGACCACATCAACGACGGACGACCAGGCGCAGGCGGCGCCGCCGCCCGAGCGTGGCGGCAACAAGCCGCCCTCGCGCGCGACGACGCGCATCGTCGTGACGATCGGCTTCATCCTCATCGCCGCGCTCGTCGTCTTCCTCTTCCTCAGTCCGCCGGCCCCCGATGCGCGGCCGACGTCGCTGGGGTTCTCGTTCAACTCGTTCTTCCAGTGGATCGGCAATCTCGGCCCCATCGTCCAGATTCCGATCGTCCTGCTGATCTTCGCCGTGGTGGTCGGGATCCTCCTGGTGCTCATCGAGTACGCGCCCCGCAAGGGCACGGGCTACTTCTGGCTGCGACTGGTCTCGTGCTTCGCGATCCCGCTGCTGGCGTTCATGATGCTGCGTCCGTATCAGAACGCGGTCATCTACGTGATCCCCATCGCGCTCATCGCGGGTGGCCTGCTCTTCTACGCCGACTATCGCGCCCGCGAAGGCGCGGGGTATCTGTACCAGCTGACGCTGTTCCTGGCACCGGCGGCGATCCTGATCCTGATCGGCCTCATCTACCCGTCGATCGCGACGATCATCCAGTCGTTCTTCGACAAGACCGGCGAGAACTTCGTCGGCATGGAGAACTACGTCTGGGCGTTCACGAACCCGCAGGGGTTCTGGTCGATCATCAACACGCTGATCTGGGCGATCTTCGCGCCCATCTTCGCGACGATCGTCGGACTCGCGTACGCCGCGTTCATGGAGCGTGCGCGCGGTGACAGGTTCCTCAAGATCCTGGTGTTCATCCCCTTCGCGATCGCACCCGTGAGCATCAGCCTCATCTGGCGGTTCGTCTACGACTACCGGCAGGGGGAGCAGATCGGAATCCTCAACGCCCTCGTCGTGGCATTCGGTGGCGAACCGGTCAGATGGCTGGACGTCTGGCCGCTCGTGAACACGTTCTGTCTGCTGTTCGCCTTCGTGTGGGCGCAGACCGGCTTCGCGATGGTGGTCCTGTCGGCCGCCATCAAGGCAGTGCCGGCCGAGCAGATGGAGGCCGCGCAGCTCGACGGCACCAACGCGTGGCAGCGGTTCACCAACGTCACCGTGCCGGGAATCCGCACCGCGATCGTGATCGTCCTCACGACGATCACTATCTCCGCGCTGAAGCTGTACGACATCGTGGCGGTGATGACCGGCGGCCGGTCGAACTCGACGGTGCTGGGCTTCGAGATGGTGAACCAGCAGCAGCGTTTCCAGAGCTACGGGCATGCGGCAGCGCTCGCGGTGCTGATCTTCGTGTTCGTCACACCGCTGATCATCTACAACGTCAGACAGCTCCGCCGGCAGAGGGAGGTGCGGTGA
- a CDS encoding 4a-hydroxytetrahydrobiopterin dehydratase — MSTITSDEFRAFPGVEDWRPRVTGAFALFRTGSFAAGAQLFAAIADLAEAADHHPDVDLRYATVRVRLLTHSAGGLTAKDAALAAQISQAARELDIRAETERMQDLMLAVATPDSRAALAFWKAVTGFREVRDGVLFDADGRGPLIWFQPVDKPLRGRSHLDVNAPRDVIEKRLEAALAAGGVIVDDSHAPEWWTLADADGHKVDLCPWRE; from the coding sequence ATGAGCACCATCACGTCAGACGAATTCCGCGCGTTCCCGGGTGTCGAGGACTGGCGTCCCCGCGTGACCGGCGCCTTCGCCCTGTTCCGCACCGGCAGCTTCGCGGCAGGCGCGCAGCTGTTCGCGGCGATCGCCGACCTCGCCGAGGCAGCCGACCACCACCCCGACGTCGACCTGCGCTACGCCACCGTGCGCGTGCGGCTGCTCACTCATTCGGCGGGCGGCCTGACGGCGAAGGATGCCGCGCTCGCCGCGCAGATCTCACAGGCGGCCCGCGAGCTCGACATCCGCGCCGAGACCGAGCGCATGCAGGACCTCATGCTCGCCGTGGCCACGCCCGATTCGCGCGCCGCGTTGGCGTTCTGGAAGGCGGTGACCGGTTTTCGCGAAGTGCGCGACGGCGTGCTGTTCGACGCCGACGGACGGGGGCCTCTCATCTGGTTCCAGCCCGTCGACAAGCCGCTGCGCGGCAGGTCGCACCTCGACGTCAACGCTCCGCGCGACGTGATCGAGAAGCGCCTCGAGGCAGCGCTCGCCGCCGGCGGGGTGATCGTCGACGACTCCCACGCGCCCGAGTGGTGGACCCTGGCGGACGCCGACGGCCACAAGGTGGACCTCTGCCCCTGGCGCGAGTAG
- the rplL gene encoding 50S ribosomal protein L7/L12 has protein sequence MAKLTTEELLQQFADLTLVELSEFVKAFEEKFDVTAAAPVAVAGAGGAGADVAVEEEKDSFDVILEAAGDKKIQVIKTVRELTSLGLGEAKAVVDGAPKAVLEGANKEAAEKAKAALEEAGATVTLK, from the coding sequence ATGGCGAAGCTCACCACTGAGGAACTGCTCCAGCAGTTCGCCGACCTGACCCTCGTCGAGCTCAGCGAGTTCGTGAAGGCGTTCGAGGAGAAGTTCGACGTCACCGCTGCTGCTCCCGTCGCCGTTGCCGGCGCCGGTGGCGCGGGCGCCGACGTTGCCGTCGAGGAGGAGAAGGACTCGTTCGACGTCATCCTCGAGGCTGCCGGCGACAAGAAGATCCAGGTCATCAAGACGGTCCGCGAGCTCACCTCGCTCGGCCTCGGCGAGGCCAAGGCTGTCGTCGACGGTGCTCCCAAGGCCGTCCTCGAGGGCGCCAACAAGGAGGCCGCCGAGAAGGCCAAGGCCGCTCTCGAAGAGGCCGGCGCGACGGTTACCCTCAAGTAA
- the fdhA gene encoding formaldehyde dehydrogenase, glutathione-independent gives MSANRAVAYKGPGEVEVVDTDYPEFELKDGPGVNPANVGRKVPHGAILKTVSTNICGSDQHMVRGRTTAPAGLVLGHEITGEVVEVGPDVEFVKVGDIVSVPFNIACGRCRNCKEGKTGICLNVNPDRPGSAYGYVDMGGWVGGQAEYVLVPYADWNLLVFPDRDQALEKILDLTMLSDIFPTGFHGAYTAGVGPGSTVYIAGAGPVGLAAAVGAQLLGAAVVIVGDLNADRLARARSFGCETVDVSAGDPKDQIEQILGVPEVDSAVDAVGFEARGHGADASHEAPATVLNSLMDITAAGGALGIPGLYVTGDPGGIDEAAKVGSLSLRLGLGWAKSLSFTTGQCPVMRYNRRLMMAILHDKVAIADAVGATAIGLEDAPQGYADFDQGAAKKYVLNPNGYIQST, from the coding sequence ATGTCTGCCAACAGGGCCGTCGCCTACAAAGGCCCCGGCGAGGTCGAGGTCGTCGACACGGATTACCCGGAGTTCGAGCTGAAGGACGGTCCGGGCGTCAACCCGGCGAACGTCGGCAGGAAGGTGCCGCACGGCGCGATCCTCAAGACCGTGAGCACGAACATCTGCGGCTCGGACCAGCACATGGTGCGCGGCCGCACCACGGCACCTGCAGGTCTTGTGCTCGGCCATGAGATCACCGGTGAGGTCGTCGAAGTCGGCCCCGACGTCGAGTTCGTCAAGGTCGGCGACATCGTCTCGGTGCCTTTCAACATCGCGTGCGGCCGCTGCCGCAACTGCAAGGAGGGCAAGACCGGCATCTGCCTCAACGTCAACCCCGACCGGCCGGGGAGCGCCTACGGCTATGTCGACATGGGCGGTTGGGTGGGGGGCCAGGCGGAGTACGTGCTGGTGCCGTACGCCGACTGGAACCTGCTGGTCTTCCCCGACCGCGACCAGGCTCTCGAGAAGATCCTCGACCTCACCATGCTCTCCGACATCTTCCCCACCGGGTTCCACGGCGCGTACACCGCCGGCGTCGGCCCGGGATCGACCGTCTACATCGCGGGCGCCGGCCCCGTCGGCCTCGCGGCCGCGGTGGGGGCGCAGCTGCTCGGTGCGGCGGTGGTCATCGTGGGCGATCTGAACGCGGACCGCCTGGCGCGGGCGCGGTCGTTCGGCTGCGAGACCGTCGACGTGTCGGCAGGCGACCCCAAGGATCAGATCGAGCAGATCCTCGGCGTACCCGAGGTCGACTCCGCCGTGGACGCGGTCGGCTTCGAAGCGCGCGGACACGGAGCGGATGCCTCGCACGAGGCTCCCGCGACCGTGCTGAACTCGCTGATGGACATCACCGCAGCCGGCGGCGCGCTCGGCATCCCGGGCCTGTACGTCACCGGCGACCCTGGCGGGATCGACGAGGCCGCGAAAGTCGGGTCGCTGTCACTGCGGCTCGGACTCGGCTGGGCGAAATCGCTGTCGTTCACGACCGGCCAGTGCCCTGTCATGCGCTACAACCGCCGGCTCATGATGGCGATCCTCCACGACAAGGTCGCGATCGCCGATGCCGTCGGCGCCACCGCCATCGGACTCGAGGACGCCCCGCAGGGATATGCCGACTTCGATCAGGGAGCGGCGAAGAAGTACGTGCTGAATCCCAACGGGTACATCCAGTCCACCTGA
- a CDS encoding carbohydrate ABC transporter permease, translating to MTAVDSKMTPQPDRAAARKVARETRRNEAQAQKRMTSPVATVIAVAIAFLWTIPTLGLLITSFRPGADSASSGWWTVFTNPDFTLGNYEAALTSGGTALTLGESFLNSLAITIPVTIFALAIASLAAYAFAWMDFRGRGVLFVAVFALQIVPIQMALVPLLSLFSRGLEIGDVAVFPGLEMREVDHSFATMWIAHVIFALPLAIFLLYNFIAEIPSDVIEAARVDGAGHGQIFFRIILPLATPALASFAILEFVWVWNDLLVATIFAPSSSLPMTQTLNSLSGSWGDQWFLISAGAFLVLAVPLIVFLSLQRFFVRGLMAGATKG from the coding sequence ATGACCGCCGTCGACTCTAAGATGACCCCGCAGCCCGACAGGGCGGCGGCGCGCAAGGTCGCGCGCGAGACTCGTCGCAACGAGGCGCAGGCACAGAAGCGCATGACGTCGCCCGTGGCGACGGTGATCGCGGTCGCGATCGCCTTCCTGTGGACGATCCCGACGCTCGGTCTGCTCATCACGTCGTTCCGTCCAGGGGCGGACTCAGCGTCCTCCGGGTGGTGGACGGTGTTCACCAACCCCGACTTCACGCTCGGGAACTACGAGGCCGCCCTCACCTCCGGCGGCACGGCACTCACGCTCGGCGAGTCGTTCCTGAACTCGCTCGCGATCACGATCCCCGTGACGATCTTCGCCCTCGCGATCGCGTCGCTGGCCGCCTACGCGTTCGCGTGGATGGACTTCAGGGGACGCGGCGTGCTGTTCGTGGCGGTCTTCGCGCTGCAGATCGTGCCCATCCAGATGGCGCTGGTGCCTCTGCTGAGCCTATTCTCGCGCGGACTCGAAATCGGCGACGTCGCGGTCTTCCCCGGCCTCGAGATGCGCGAGGTCGATCACAGCTTCGCGACGATGTGGATCGCGCACGTCATCTTCGCCCTGCCGCTGGCGATCTTCCTGCTGTACAACTTCATCGCCGAGATCCCTTCCGACGTGATCGAAGCGGCGCGGGTGGACGGAGCGGGCCATGGCCAGATCTTCTTCCGCATCATCCTGCCGCTGGCGACCCCGGCGCTCGCGTCGTTCGCCATCCTCGAGTTCGTGTGGGTGTGGAACGACCTGCTGGTGGCCACGATCTTCGCGCCGTCGTCCTCGCTGCCGATGACGCAGACACTGAACTCCCTGTCCGGGTCGTGGGGCGATCAGTGGTTCCTGATCTCGGCAGGTGCGTTCCTCGTGCTGGCCGTGCCGCTCATCGTGTTCCTCTCGCTGCAGAGGTTCTTCGTGCGCGGCCTGATGGCGGGTGCGACGAAGGGCTGA
- a CDS encoding ABC transporter substrate-binding protein: MTALRSRRRHGYIALGIAAVAALTLAGCAEGGDEGDAGDGSLEGETVEISGGITGTEAEALQKSFDQFTADTGIEVVYTGDKGFEGNIVTKVTGGSAPDIAIVPQPGLFRSLVETGEVVEGSDEVAANVDEYWAAAWKDIGSVDGTFYAAPMLANLKGYIYYSPKSFEEWGVEIPETWQELLELTATIREKTGEPPWCAGFSSEAASGWPGTDWVEDLVLRQAGADVYDSWASGETPFTDPDIEAAFDEVAKVLLDPTYVNAGFGDVQSINSTAFGDPIAAAVANGTCALTHQASFLTANFLAVQTAEGATPDVAEDGDVYAFLMPGFEGEPFSVSGGGELVTTFTDDAATQAVAEYMSTPEWADTRVELGGAISANTGADPSLASSKFLTDAMTVLQDPETVFRFDASDLMPATVGSGSFWRGMVDWVDGKPTPQVLEDIQAGYEN; the protein is encoded by the coding sequence ATGACTGCATTGCGATCACGTCGTCGACACGGCTACATCGCGCTGGGGATCGCCGCGGTCGCGGCACTGACTCTCGCGGGCTGCGCCGAGGGTGGTGACGAGGGCGACGCCGGCGACGGCTCGCTCGAGGGCGAGACGGTCGAGATCTCCGGCGGCATCACCGGCACCGAGGCGGAGGCGCTTCAGAAGTCGTTCGACCAGTTCACCGCCGATACCGGCATCGAGGTCGTCTACACCGGCGACAAGGGGTTCGAGGGCAACATCGTGACGAAGGTCACCGGAGGCTCGGCACCCGACATCGCGATCGTGCCGCAGCCCGGTCTGTTCCGTTCCCTGGTCGAGACCGGCGAGGTCGTAGAGGGCAGCGACGAGGTCGCGGCGAACGTCGACGAGTACTGGGCTGCCGCCTGGAAGGACATCGGCTCCGTCGACGGTACCTTCTACGCTGCGCCCATGCTGGCGAACCTGAAGGGTTACATCTACTACTCGCCCAAGAGCTTCGAAGAGTGGGGGGTCGAGATCCCCGAGACCTGGCAGGAGCTGCTGGAGCTGACGGCCACGATCCGGGAGAAGACAGGTGAACCGCCGTGGTGTGCCGGCTTCTCGTCCGAAGCCGCGTCTGGTTGGCCCGGCACGGACTGGGTCGAGGATCTCGTGCTGCGCCAGGCAGGCGCCGACGTCTACGATAGCTGGGCCTCCGGAGAGACGCCCTTCACCGACCCCGACATCGAGGCAGCGTTCGACGAGGTCGCGAAGGTCCTGCTCGACCCGACCTACGTCAACGCCGGCTTCGGCGACGTGCAGAGCATCAACTCCACGGCGTTCGGCGACCCGATCGCCGCGGCGGTCGCCAACGGCACCTGCGCACTGACCCACCAGGCGTCGTTCCTCACCGCGAACTTCCTCGCGGTGCAGACGGCGGAGGGCGCAACGCCCGACGTCGCCGAAGACGGAGACGTGTATGCGTTCCTCATGCCCGGATTCGAGGGCGAGCCGTTCTCGGTGTCGGGCGGTGGCGAGCTCGTGACGACCTTCACCGATGACGCGGCCACCCAGGCGGTCGCGGAATACATGTCGACGCCCGAGTGGGCCGACACCCGGGTCGAACTCGGCGGCGCGATCTCGGCCAACACCGGGGCAGACCCGTCGCTGGCGTCGAGCAAGTTCCTCACCGACGCCATGACGGTACTGCAGGACCCCGAGACCGTGTTCCGCTTCGACGCCTCCGACCTGATGCCGGCGACCGTCGGCTCGGGATCGTTCTGGCGCGGCATGGTCGACTGGGTCGACGGGAAGCCGACACCGCAGGTCCTGGAAGACATCCAGGCAGGCTACGAGAACTGA
- a CDS encoding heme-binding protein, which produces MSVTLEDARRVIAAAEKRADEIGQPMNIAVVDAGGNLVAHVRQDGAWIGSVNISINKAWTSRAFDIETKTLGENSQPTQQFYGIHATNGGKVAIFAGGVPLSRDGAVVGAVGVSGGSGDQDQTVAEAGAAAF; this is translated from the coding sequence ATGTCCGTCACCCTCGAAGACGCCCGTCGCGTCATCGCCGCCGCGGAGAAGCGCGCCGACGAGATCGGCCAGCCCATGAACATCGCCGTGGTCGATGCGGGGGGCAATCTCGTCGCCCACGTCCGTCAGGACGGCGCGTGGATCGGCAGCGTCAACATCTCGATCAACAAGGCCTGGACCTCGCGCGCGTTCGACATCGAGACGAAGACCCTCGGTGAGAACTCGCAGCCGACGCAGCAGTTCTACGGCATCCACGCCACCAACGGCGGCAAGGTCGCGATCTTCGCCGGCGGCGTCCCGCTCTCCCGCGACGGCGCCGTCGTGGGTGCGGTCGGCGTCAGCGGCGGCTCGGGCGACCAGGATCAGACCGTTGCAGAGGCCGGCGCCGCCGCCTTCTGA